The stretch of DNA TATTGCCCATAGTTGATTATTTTTCGATAAGTATTGGTACTTAAGTCGTACTCAAAGAGCACCCCGACATTGTTGCTGCCGCCATATTTAGTCATGCCATATAATTTGCCATTATCGGCTTCCAGTAGACTTCCTTGGGGCGAAGCACCATTATTGCCATCAAAATCCAGTTTTTTTACAAGTGTATTCGTTGCTATATCATATTCAAAAATGATTCCCTTGTCATTGTTTCCACCCCGAGAAGTCATACCATATAGTTTACCATTACTAGCAGCCATCAAATTTCCTTTAGGAACTGCTCCTAAATTACTATTTGCTAGATTAAAATCTATTTTTTTGAGAAAGGTATTATTACTAGGATTATATTCAAAAAGAACCCCTACATTATTTGTTCCTCCAGCCGAGGTCATGCCATATAACTTGCCATTATTGGCTTCTAACAAACTCCCCAAAGGAACAGCGCCATTATTCCCATCCAAATCAACTTGTTTGATATAGGTATTGGAAGATAAATCAAATTTAAATAGCACTCCCTTGTTTTGACTGCCTCCAGCAGAAGTCATTCCATAGAGGTTGCCATCGCTTGCTTGAGTTAGGCTTCCATGAGGCGCCATCCCCGAAGTAGCCGCTCCAAAATCAAACTCTTTGGCATAGGTATCGGCAATCGGATCGTAACTAAATAATATCCCTTTTCCATGTGCGCCAGCTTCTAAGGTCATGGCATAAATTTTACCATTACTAGCCATTGTCATGGGGCCGATGGCATGGGTAGAATTAATGTTGGTTATTAAATCCCGTTTTTTGGTATAAGTATTGGTTGTGAAATCATATTCAAAAATAACTCCCTGATCGTGAGTGCCCCCCAATGGTGTCTCTCCATAGAGTTTTCCATTGGAAGCCTCCACTAATCTTCCAGCGGGAAAAGCTCCTTTGTTTGTTCCATCAAAATCTATTTTTTTGGTATAAACACCAAAAGGCAGCGAATATTCAAAGAGAACACCTTTGTTATGTATTCCGCCCTTGAAGGTTACGCCGTACAAATTGCCATTACTGGCCAACACTAAACTACCTTTGGGGCTGTGCCCTGGAGCTAGTGAGCCAGCTGAAAAAGCGACCTTGTGTGTATAAGTACTTGTTGTTAAATCATATTCAAAAAGAGTTCCACGACTATAAGCTCCTCCATTATAGGTTAGTCCAAATAATTTTCCATTGCCAGCATCAACTAAATCACCATATGGATGGGTTCCAGCAGCTAGATGCTCTACAATTGTACAAACGTCTGATGAGAGGTTACATTTAAAAATCGTGCCTGCACTATAAGTACCTCCAGTAGAAGTCATTCCATACAACAATCCATTACTAGCTTCAATAAAAGACCCCTTAGGGTAAGATCCTTGAACGCCTATAAAATCTTTTAACTTCGTAAAAACACCTGTTGTTAGGTTGTACTTAAACGCAACTCCTTGATTGTGTATTCCCCCAGAATAGGTCATTCCATACAACAGCCCATTACTAGCCTGAACAAGTCCTCCTTCTGGATGGGCTCCCATGTGATAGCCATTAAAATCTAATATTTTAGTGACAATTTTGGTGTTGGGGTCGTATTCAAAAATAATACCTTTTTCGTGTATTCCGCCCCCTTGA from Aureispira anguillae encodes:
- a CDS encoding choice-of-anchor tandem repeat GloVer-containing protein, yielding MRLYSILSFVIYSTILFSTTTKAQKTYEYWGMTSHGSTDAGVIFKMEEHTTPFGQNIYAYTQSVVHTFEADAEGALRKGLLCEASNGKLYGMTQGGGIHEKGIIFEYDPNTKIVTKILDFNGYHMGAHPEGGLVQASNGLLYGMTYSGGIHNQGVAFKYNLTTGVFTKLKDFIGVQGSYPKGSFIEASNGLLYGMTSTGGTYSAGTIFKCNLSSDVCTIVEHLAAGTHPYGDLVDAGNGKLFGLTYNGGAYSRGTLFEYDLTTSTYTHKVAFSAGSLAPGHSPKGSLVLASNGNLYGVTFKGGIHNKGVLFEYSLPFGVYTKKIDFDGTNKGAFPAGRLVEASNGKLYGETPLGGTHDQGVIFEYDFTTNTYTKKRDLITNINSTHAIGPMTMASNGKIYAMTLEAGAHGKGILFSYDPIADTYAKEFDFGAATSGMAPHGSLTQASDGNLYGMTSAGGSQNKGVLFKFDLSSNTYIKQVDLDGNNGAVPLGSLLEANNGKLYGMTSAGGTNNVGVLFEYNPSNNTFLKKIDFNLANSNLGAVPKGNLMAASNGKLYGMTSRGGNNDKGIIFEYDIATNTLVKKLDFDGNNGASPQGSLLEADNGKLYGMTKYGGSNNVGVLFEYDLSTNTYRKIINYGQYDGKFPHGHLIQASNGRLYGMAQEGGFSLQGVLFEYDITSDTYLVKISFQSGTNWGGNYGSNPEGSLIENRNGTLFGMTTSGGNAGNSTDGIVFTYNTATSTMAKRHTFDSYTGAVPYGDITEVVITNVGVNLLPKAAAQIHTFPNPSADELTIDAPNLIIEAIHVLDYSGKRIKSYSPSKQLNITDLPAGAYLLQLETQKGQVSSPFIKQ